The Pseudofrankia sp. DC12 region TGCAGGCACGGGAATCCGCGAGCTGAGCTCGGGCGTTAGCTAACAGAGAGTCGCCACCCGCTTCGGACGAGCTGTGACTAGTCAGCAGATGGTCCCGACGTGCCATGTCCGAAATGCCCCCGAAGGATGCACGATCTGTATGGGACGGAGCGACGCTCTGTGACGGGAGGCCAACGCAATGACGACGAGAACGCCGGACGCCGAGCCCCTGCTGACGCCGGCCGAGGTGGCGACGATGTTTCGGGTTGATCCGAAGACCGTCACCCGGTGGGCCAAGGCCGGGAAGCTGACGTCGATCCGCACGCTCGGTGGCCATCGGCGCTACCGGGAGGCAGAGGTCCGTGCCCTGTTGAAGGGTGTCCCCAGCATGGGGGGCGACCTCTAGGTGGATTGATCCAGGTCGGTCGCACGCCAAGCCAGCAATCTGGCCGCCCACGGGGACGGCGGCCGGTGGCCGGTGCGGCGCGTACCGACTGGGGTGGGTTTCTGGGCAGGCACGCCAACCTGCCAGTGCCGATGAGCTGGTGGCCTATGGGCCCTGGTCATCGGTCCTTCTGGCGTGCCGGCTCAGTTCTTTCACGTGCCCGTCCCACCGATCTGCCGGATCGGGAGAAGGGGCTTGCCCGCCGAGGCTGCGCAGTCGCGTAGGTCGGCAGGATCCCTGCGGCGCCGAACCGGACGGCCTGCACTGGGCTGCCCGGTTCACACGCACCAACCGCTTCACCTGCACCAACACGAGGACGGACGGCATCACGCCGTCCGTCCTCGTGCTGTGTACGCCCGGCGCAGGTGAGCGAACCGGACCGGGCGGGGAATGCTGCCGGTAGGCACCAGGCCGGGGGCGCTTCGCCTGTGCCGGCAGACCGGTGGGGGGACGCCCGTGGCGAGGAACCGGAAGGCGACGTTCGGGCCCGTGCTGGCCGTTCCGGAGCAGGACCGCGCCATCTCCGACCTGTTGGAGGCCGTTCGGCACCGGCTGGGGATGGACGTCGTCTGGCTGGCCAGGGCCGAGGGCGACCTGGTGGTCATCGAGGCCCTCGACGGCGACGCCGGCTCGTTCGGCATCAGCGTCGGCACGACCATGCGCCACACGGCCACCGCCTATCCCCGCGTCATCACCGGCGAGCTTCCGGCGTTTGTCCGGGACGTCCGCGGTGACGACGCGGTCCGGCAGCTGCCCGCGGTGGAGGCATTGCGTTCCGGCGCGTACATCTCGGCAACGGTGTTCGAACGCGACGGCACGCTCTACGGCGTGCTCACGGCATTGGCCCACGAGCCGCGCCCCGACCTGCAGGAACGCGATGTCCGGTTCCTGCGGCTGGCCGCCGAGATGATCGCCGACTCGGTCTCCGACCTGCCCCGGATGTGGGAGCGGCGCCGGGCGTACTGGGACCGGATCAGTGCTGTGATCGACGCCGGCGGCCCGGCCATGGTCTACCAGCCGATCGCGGACCTGGGAGCGGGGGGCCGTCTCGTCGGCGTCGAGGCGCTGGCCCGTTTTCCTCCGTACCCGGACCTCGCGGGGCTCGATCCGGGGGAAGGCCAGACGCGGTCAGACCCGGGAGCCCGGTTCGCCGCCGCGTGGGCGGGCGGGGACCGGTCCGTAACCGGAGGTTCCGGCGGCCCGGGGAACGGCGTCCAGACCGAGACCGAACGCTGGTTCGCCTGCGCTGCGGCGGTGGGCCTGGGCGTCGAGCTGGAGTATGCCGCCATGCGGTCCGCGCTCGCCGAGCTCGGACGCCTGCCGTCGGGGCTCTTTCTCTCGGTCAACGTGTCGCCCGACAGCGTGCGCCCGGATCTGCTGGAACTGATCCAGGAGGTCGAGCCGAGTCGGCTGCTCCTGGAGATCACCGAACACAACCGGCTCGAGGCGGAGTCCGAGGCGCTGCGGGTGATCGACGAGGTGCGGGCCCGCGGCGTGCGGATTGGCGCGGATGACGTCGGATCGGGTTACGCCGGTCTCGCGCAGTTCCTGGTGCTGCGTCCAGATCTCGTAAAGATGGACCGGTTTCTCACGCATGGGATCGACACCGACCCAGCCCGGCAGGTGATCGCCGGTGCGCTCATCCAGGTCGCGGACGAGATCGGGGCGACCATGCTGGCTGAGGGCATCGAGACCTGGGAGGAACTGGCCACCCTCCGGGCCGCGCAGGTACGGCTCGGCCAGGGGAACTACATAGCGCCACCTGACCGTCTGTCCTCGGTATACGAGCCCGGCCCGTGGGAGGCCCGGCCCGGCGGCCCGGCGGCCCGAAAGTGGTCCGAGTCGCCTATGTGCAGTGATAGCGGTCTGTAACCGGAAAGTCGGTAGGTAGCTCGACGTACCGCCACCCCTGAGTCGTCGCGGGTTACTCGATCGGCCCGGTAGACCGGGCGGTCAGACGGCCATCGGTAGGTAGGCCGCCGTCGGGACTGTCTCCAGCGCTAGACCGACGGCGCCCCGGTGAATGCCGTCCAATGCGATCCACCCGGTCTCGGTCTCCGCGAACGCCGCCCAGGCCGGGCCATGCTGGCGCAGCAGGAACGGCAGCGACTGACCATCGACTGGGAGGTACATCGTCGTCCAGTCCTCGGCGTCGAGGTTCGTGGACAGCCAGCCAGCGAGCTCCAGCTGGTAGCGCCACCATTCCTGCCGGTCTACGGAGCTCGGGAACGCGGGAGCGACGGCGTGCAGCATGCTCTGCTGCGCCCAGCCGATGGCGTCATCGGCCACGGTCGGGCCGTAGCCCACCTCACCGACCTGCATCGCCGGCAGCCTCGGCACCGTCGTCACGATGACCCGCGGTCCCGCGTGGGCCGCGTCGCCGTGCCCGAGGCATACGCGCCAGACCTGTTCCGACCGCGGGCGCCAGGTATCCCACAGCTCGAGCCATCGCGGCTCCAGCAGTCCCCGGCGCAGACCGTAGATGGGGAAACCGGCGGAGGGGGGTGGCAGCAGTCCCGGCACCGCCACAGTGTGCAGCCTGGTCGCCCAACGCTGTGGGCCGACCCCGCACAGATTCAGGACAATCCGTCCCGTGATACCCGTCGCGCCCCGATGTAGGCGACGGTAGGGGAGGTGGACCAGGACGCTCCATTGGCCCTATTGCTACCCTTGCGGCTGTCCACTCGCGGGCTCTATCTCATCCATCACCCACGATTCGGACGCCATTGCCGAATCTGGCCAACACCAGCGGCGCAACAGTCCTGGTGATGGGCGGACCTGCCGGCACGATGGCCGGGCGGGCCGACCTGGTCTGCGCCGGTCTGTGCAAAATCTGGTCATTCGAGGCGTTCGGTGAACGCTGCGGCCCACGCAGCACGTTGCCCCGATGACCAGCTGTGAGTCGGAGCGCGCCGCCGGTTCACGCTCCGGGTGGGGAGGAACCTTGCGACGTCGGGATCGCGATCTCGCTGACCGTGCCGCCCGCTGGATGCCGCTGACCGGTCGTCGGGTGGCTCCGCGTCGTCGGGTGGCTCTGCGTGGTCGGGTGGTTCCGTGGGGCTGCTGACGCGCCGCGCCCCCCGCGCCCAGGAGATCGACGAGGGC contains the following coding sequences:
- the bldC gene encoding developmental transcriptional regulator BldC — protein: MTTRTPDAEPLLTPAEVATMFRVDPKTVTRWAKAGKLTSIRTLGGHRRYREAEVRALLKGVPSMGGDL
- a CDS encoding EAL domain-containing protein, producing the protein MARNRKATFGPVLAVPEQDRAISDLLEAVRHRLGMDVVWLARAEGDLVVIEALDGDAGSFGISVGTTMRHTATAYPRVITGELPAFVRDVRGDDAVRQLPAVEALRSGAYISATVFERDGTLYGVLTALAHEPRPDLQERDVRFLRLAAEMIADSVSDLPRMWERRRAYWDRISAVIDAGGPAMVYQPIADLGAGGRLVGVEALARFPPYPDLAGLDPGEGQTRSDPGARFAAAWAGGDRSVTGGSGGPGNGVQTETERWFACAAAVGLGVELEYAAMRSALAELGRLPSGLFLSVNVSPDSVRPDLLELIQEVEPSRLLLEITEHNRLEAESEALRVIDEVRARGVRIGADDVGSGYAGLAQFLVLRPDLVKMDRFLTHGIDTDPARQVIAGALIQVADEIGATMLAEGIETWEELATLRAAQVRLGQGNYIAPPDRLSSVYEPGPWEARPGGPAARKWSESPMCSDSGL